A window of Torulaspora globosa chromosome 8, complete sequence contains these coding sequences:
- the UTP23 gene encoding rRNA-binding ribosome biosynthesis protein UTP23 (ancestral locus Anc_6.15) — protein MRQKRAKAYRKQMLVYNHTFKFREPYQVLIDDQIVLDCHGSTFDLVKGLKRTLQAEVKVMITQCCMQSLYETNNQGAIDLAKTFERRRCNHPPKEPKPPKECIESVVNVNGQNKHRYVVATQDIDIRRSLRRTPGVPLVYTSRSVMVMEPLSDASSKVSKAVEEDKLFKGLNDPRNASLKAKEDASKDNQQETTRKRPRGPKQPNPLSVKKKKSIKPSSADQSAETGSGDATKSSKRRRKHKSGTTRAQPSVERADDATSSS, from the coding sequence ATGCGTCAAAAGAGGGCGAAGGCCTACAGGAAGCAAATGTTGGTTTACAACCACACTTTCAAGTTCAGAGAGCCATACCAAGTTTTGATCGATGATCAGATCGTCCTCGATTGCCACGGATCAACTTTCGACCTGGTCAAGGGGCTCAAACGTACTTTGCAGGCAGAGGTCAAGGTAATGATAACACAATGTTGTATGCAGTCGCTCTATGAGACCAATAACCAGGGTGCGATAGATTTGGCCAAGACTTTCGAGAGACGTCGCTGCAACCATCCCCCTAAGGAGCCTAAGCCCCCAAAAGAGTGCATTGAAAGCGTGGTAAACGTCAACGGACAGAACAAACATAGATACGTCGTAGCGACGCAGGACATCGACATCAGACGATCCCTGAGGCGAACGCCGGGCGTACCTCTGGTCTACACGTCCAGATCGGTCATGGTCATGGAGCCCCTGAGCGACGCAAGCTCCAAGGTCAGCAAGGCTGTCGAGGAGGACAAGCTCTTCAAGGGTCTGAACGACCCGCGTAACGCCAGTCTCAAGGCCAAAGAGGACGCCAGCAAGGACAACCAGCAGGAGACCACCAGAAAGAGGCCCAGAGGCCCCAAGCAGCCCAATCCGTTGAGTGttaagaagaagaagagcatAAAGCCTTCTTCGGCCGACCAGAGCGCGGAAACCGGCTCAGGAGACGCTACGAAGAGCAGtaaaaggagaagaaagcatAAAAGCGGCACGACGAGGGCGCAACCATCCGTAGAACGCGCTGACGATGCTACTTCCTCGAGCTAA
- the PRB1 gene encoding proteinase B (ancestral locus Anc_6.14): MRFEKSVVPIAVFASLGSSLVIPELSGGSKMPCRSKEKHTTQELPAEKDVSTQDRFGNGDKHKKLGQKADTLQFQEAPFPLAPMVMSGTASDKILPHRYIVVLKKGASREEIDFHKELISEVQLQSARQLDDKDPFFASTADAENCAVATGGIQDSFDIAGLLNGYVGYFTDAVVDLIRLSPLVEFVERDSMVHASEFDTQNGAPWGLSRISHRDRLNLGSFNKYLYDDEGGKGVTSYVIDTGINVDHKDFGGRAKWGKTVPLNDEDVDGNGHGTHCAGTIASKHYGVAKAANVVAIKVLRSNGSGSMSDVIKGVEFAAQSHQKNVKEKKKGFKGSTANMSLGGGKSPALDMAVNAAVKAGIHFAVAAGNENQDACNTSPAAAENAITVGASTLSDDRAYFSNWGKCVDIFAPGLNILSTYIGSDDATATLSGTSMASPHVAGLLTYFLSLQPDSDSDFFSAAGGVTPELLKKKLIAYSTNDILYDLPEGTPNALVYNGGGHDLKRFWGGKDKGVASAQPNDRFQDFDLQDMVDNLGSKTDALFDQVRNVLDKLNII; encoded by the coding sequence ATGAGATTTGAGAAGTCTGTTGTTCCCATAGCCgtttttgcttctttggGATCTTCTTTGGTGATTCCAGAGCTTTCTGGAGGCTCTAAGATGCCATGCCGTTCTAAGGAAAAGCATACTACGCAAGAATTACCTGCAGAGAAGGATGTCAGCACGCAGGACAGGTTCGGCAATGGCGACAAGCACAAGAAACTTGGGCAAAAAGCTGACACGTTGCAGTTCCAAGAGGCGCCATTTCCGCTAGCCCCTATGGTCATGTCTGGCACCGCGAGTGACAAGATTTTGCCACATCGCTACATCGTtgtgttgaagaagggtGCGTCTCGTGAGGAAATTGACTTCCACAAGGAGCTGATCAGCGAAGTTCAGTTGCAATCCGCTCGTCAGCTGGATGATAAGGATCCTTTCTTTGCGTCGACTGCTGACGCGGAAAATTGCGCTGTGGCAACTGGAGGTATCCAGGATTCTTTTGATATTGCAGGCCTCTTGAACGGCTACGTTGGATACTTCACCGATGCGGTGGTGGATCTGATCCGTTTGAGTCCATTGGTCGAGTTTGTTGAGCGTGACTCGATGGTTCATGCTTCCGAGTTCGACACCCAAAATGGTGCCCCTTGGGGTTTGTCCCGTATCTCCCACAGGGATCGCTTGAACCTGGGTAGTTTCAACAAGTATTTGTACGACGATGAAGGTGGTAAAGGCGTCACTTCCTATGTGATCGACACCGGTATCAATGTAGACCACAAGGACTTTGGTGGTAGAGCCAAATGGGGCAAAACGGTTCCGCTGAATGACGAAGATGTTGACGGTAACGGTCACGGTACCCACTGTGCTGGTACCATTGCATCCAAGCACTACGGTGTCGCTAAAGCTGCGAACGTTGTTGCTATCAAGGTCTTGAGATCGAACGGTTCAGGATCCATGTCTGATGTCATCAAGGGTGTCGAGTTTGCTGCTCAATCGCATCAGAAGAACgtcaaggagaagaagaaaggcttcaagGGCTCCACCGCTAACATGTCCCTGGGGGGCGGCAAATCGCCAGCTTTGGACATGGCTGTCAATGCCGCTGTGAAAGCTGGTATCCACTTCGCCGTCGCTGCCGGTAATGAGAACCAAGATGCCTGTAACACTTCCCCAGCAGCCGCTGAAAATGCTATCACTGTTGGTGCTTCTACATTGAGTGACGACAGAGCTTATTTCTCGAACTGGGGTAAGTGTGTCGATATCTTTGCTCCTGGTTTGAACATTCTATCCACCTATATTGGCTCAGACGATGCCACCGCCACTCTATCGGGTACTTCCATGGCTTCGCCTCACGTTGCTGGCTTGTTAACTTACTTCCTATCCTTACAGCCAGACTCCGACAGTGACTTCTTCAGTGCTGCAGGTGGCGTCACCCCAGAGctactgaagaagaaactaATCGCCTACAGTACCAACGACATCCTTTACGACTTGCCAGAGGGCACACCAAATGCGCTAGTCTACAACGGAGGTGGTCATGACTTGAAGAGGTTCTGGGGCGGCAAGGACAAGGGGGTCGCGTCGGCACAGCCCAACGATAGATTCCAAGATTTTGACTTGCAGGATATGGTCGACAATCTGGGTTCCAAGACCGATGCATTGTTTGACCAAGTGAGAAATGTTCTTGATAAATTGAACATTATCTAG
- the DNL4 gene encoding DNA ligase (ATP) DNL4 (ancestral locus Anc_6.18), with amino-acid sequence MEVTEGFVDDAEAPPNDVLSLEPPEDSPKNFAPSPDFLWLCEELFIRVEDVKKQGRERLGSKPISMRYYDVIHHFVKLWRRTVGDDIYPAFALILPYRDRRIYNIKDYTLVKAVCNYLALPKQSATEKRLLKWKRRATRGSRLSNFCVTEIKKRKSEPSPERRITIDKLNECLDQLVEERNAKGGFKGLSESPAFNFCLQNMTFVELKFFFDIILKYRLIGGQEDKLLSCWHPDAPEYLSVVSDLKTVTKRLWNPENRLRHDDLSINLGYAFVPQLAKKVSVSYEKICGKLKNDFVIEEKMDGERIQVHYMDFGGSVKFLSRRGIDFSYLYGESISEGPVAQYLKFNPNVKDCVLDCEMITYDTDRGVVLPFGLVKSSARQALSMEGICTQGYRPMLMVLDLVYLNGVSLIKLPLHQRKEYLVKILTPFPHAVDILSYVRCSDQIAIKRSLERAISMGSEGIVLKNFNSRYEIGARNDNWIKVKPEYLEQFGENMDLIIIGRDPGKKDSLMCGLAVYENESDAAEIKAAEEAEIISLDSDREEADEPDHNKVIKKFISFCIIANGISQEEFKDIDRRTRGNWTKSEDRLPPSSLLEFGSKIPEEWIDPKKSLIIEVKARSLDNTESSKKKFSAGCTLHGGYCRRIRDDKDWTGCYSLSELWRERRQRSGTAIGSLNKKYPKTDKARRKRNDIFVDQALEMDDAGLKSNVFANLYFYVLSDYIDPELNTRITKPQLNNLIKQNSGMLVQNLISKHHMENSFRIISGKLTGECKSLINRGYDILSPRWILDCVSYGKLVRIEPKHCFNVSEELMKIARERVDRFGDSFVSTISEQQLESLITSNIDSTPVTDYNHMDRSPELSQVPIFLFSGRICYVPEMFFSATERAALLSKIKLYGGLVASELINCNLIVVSMTTCSRDPPLQKLRESVAQLIANFDSPQPIPHLVTSEWIDRSIQENCQVPEEDFYPA; translated from the coding sequence ATGGAGGTGACAGAAGGCTTTGTGGATGACGCTGAAGCCCCACCAAACGATGTATTATCGCTGGAACCACCGGAAGATAGTCCAAAGAACTTTGCACCATCTCCCGATTTCTTGTGGCTTTGTGAAGAATTATTCATACGTGTGGAGGACGTTAAAAAACAGGGCAGAGAGCGTCTTGGATCCAAACCCATTTCTATGAGATACTACGACGTGATACATCATTTCGTCAAATTGTGGCGGAGAACTGTTGGCGATGATATATATCCTGCGTTTGCTTTGATTCTTCCCTACAGAGATCGGCGTATCTATAATATCAAAGATTACACGTTAGTGAAAGCAGTCTGCAACTACTTGGCACTGCCCAAGCAGTCAGCTACCGAAAAAAGGTTGCTAAAATGGAAGCGGAGGGCGACAAGAGGTTCGCGATTATCAAACTTTTGCGTTActgagatcaagaagagaaagagcgAACCTTCTCCGGAGAGGCGGATTACCATTGATAAACTAAATGAGTGCTTGGACCAACTGGTGGAGGAACGAAATGCGAAAGGAGGCTTCAAGGGATTGTCAGAATCTCCTGCCTTCAACTTCTGCCTTCAGAATATGACTTTCGTAGagctcaagttcttttTCGATATTATACTGAAGTACAGATTGATCGGCGGGCAAGAAGACAAATTGCTGAGTTGCTGGCATCCCGATGCACCCGAGTATCTTAGTGTTGTGTCTGACCTCAAGACTGTGACTAAGAGACTTTGGAACCCGGAGAATCGTTTAAGACATGACGATCTGAGTATCAACCTGGGATACGCGTTTGTTCCACAACTGGCGAAGAAGGTTTCCGTGTCATATGAAAAGATTTGCGGTAAGTTGAAAAACGATTTTGTCATagaggaaaagatggaTGGTGAAAGGATTCAAGTGCATTACATGGATTTCGGCGGGAGCGTGAAATTCCTAAGCAGACGTGGAATCGATTTCTCATATCTTTATGGGGAGAGTATAAGTGAAGGGCCTGTAGCTCAGTACTTGAAGTTCAATCCAAATGTCAAAGACTGCGTTTTGGATTGTGAGATGATAACTTATGATACAGACAGAGGTGTTGTTTTGCCGTTTGGTTTAGTCAAAAGTAGTGCAAGACAAGCTCTCAGCATGGAAGGCATCTGCACTCAAGGTTATCGCCCTATGTTAATGGTCCTGGATCTTGTCTATCTGAATGGCGTCTCTTTGATTAAGTTACCTTTGCATCAGCGAAAAGAATATTTggtcaaaattttgacgcCGTTTCCGCATGCCGTGGATATCTTATCATATGTTCGCTGCTCTGATCAGATCGCCATCAAAAgatctcttgaaagagcCATATCCATGGGATCTGAAGGGATtgtgctgaagaacttcaacTCTCGATACGAAATTGGGGCTCGAAATGATAACTGGATCAAGGTGAAGCCTGAGTACTTGGAGCAATTTGGAGAAAATATGGATTTGATCATCATTGGCAGAGATCCCGGCAAGAAGGATTCCTTGATGTGCGGACTAGCAGTTTATGAAAATGAAAGCGATGCGGCAGAGATAAAAGCAGCAGAGGAAGCTGAAATCATTAGTCTGGATTCTGACAGGGAAGAAGCAGACGAGCCCGATCACAACAAagtgatcaagaagtttatATCTTTTTGCATAATTGCTAACGGAATTTCtcaggaagaattcaaggaTATTGATAGGAGAACGAGGGGCAATTGGACAAAGTCAGAAGATCGGCTACCGCCTTCTAGTCTACTTGAGTTCGGAAGCAAAATCCCAGAAGAATGGATAGATCCAAAGAAGTCTCTAATCATCGAAGTGAAAGCCAGGTCTTTGGATAATACAGAAAGCAGCAAAAAGAAATTCTCAGCTGGTTGCACGCTTCATGGAGGCTACTGTAGGAGAATCAGAGATGATAAAGACTGGACGGGATGTTATAGCTTATCCGAACTGTGGCGGGAAAGGCGTCAAAGATCAGGTACCGCCATAGGTTCCTTGAATAAAAAATATCCCAAGACCGATAAGGCTaggagaaagagaaatgaCATTTTCGTGGACCAAGCCCTGGAGATGGACGACGCCGGGCTAAAGTCAAATGTCTTTGCCAATCTATACTTTTATGTCCTCTCCGACTACATCGATCCCGAACTGAACACTAGGATAACGAAGCCTCAGTTGAATAATTTGATTAAACAAAATAGTGGAATGCTGGTTCAGAACCTTATTTCCAAGCACCATATGGAGAATTCTTTTCGCATCATCAGTGGTAAACTTACCGGTGAATGTAAATCTTTGATAAACAGAGGCTACGACATCCTAAGCCCGCGATGGATCCTGGACTGCGTAAGCTACGGAAAGTTGGTTAGGATAGAGCCAAAACATTGCTTCAATGTGTCCGAAGAGCTGATGAAAATAGCCCGAGAAAGGGTTGATCGTTTCGGCGACAGTTTTGTTTCTACCATCTCGGAACAGCAGCTGGAGAGCCTGATCACCTCAAATATAGACAGCACCCCAGTCACAGACTATAACCACATGGACCGGAGCCCAGAGCTCAGTCAGGTTCCGATTTTCCTGTTTTCTGGAAGAATATGTTATGTACCGGAGATGTTTTTCAGTGCTACAGAGAGAGCTGCGCTACTGTCCAAAATCAAGCTCTATGGGGGTCTTGTGGCTTCTGAGCTTATAAATTGCAACCTCATTGTTGTATCGATGACTACGTGCTCAAGAGATCCGCCGCTTCAAAAGCTCAGAGAATCTGTCGcacagctcatcgctaatTTTGACAGCCCTCAACCGATACCTCATCTGGTAACGTCCGAGTGGATAGACAGATCGATTCAGGAGAACTGCCAAGTTCCTGAGGAGGATTTCTATCCAGCTTAA
- the CIN8 gene encoding kinesin motor protein CIN8 (ancestral locus Anc_6.16) yields the protein MVASSRESNGAVEELNITVAVRCRGRNEREIKAKSSVVVSVPDVTGSNEVSINTTGDVGIAAQINSKTYTVDEVFGPSANQSLIFHKIAEPLFADFIKGYNCTVLVYGMTSTGKTYTMTGDEKLYDGELSESAGIIPRVLFKLFESLENEDYVVKCSFVELYNEELKDLLSDSQDFSSSARKLRIFDSSTLNGGTTSMSNNSSRKSSRNNSPRSSSELSTATFMRKRWKNNMPTSNGSAGSSVSNGNSNKSQSLQGSQDQNAGIYIQNLQDFHITTAKEGIKLLQKGLKHRQVATTKMNDFSSRSHTIFTITLYKEYHGELFRVSKMNLVDLAGSENISRSGAQHQRAKEAGSINQSLLTLGRVINSLADKSLHVPFRESKLTRLLQDSLGGNTKTALIATISPAKINSEETCSTLQYAAKAKNIKNKPQLGSVIMKDILVKSITAELAKIKADLLSTKTREGIYMSQDNYKELTNDLDSYRTEVQEYKRAIETLTSQNTLLLKDKKASNEVNDLQRIKLQNMKDSISELHARIDRQNRREQNLVNMASTLRTTLNTMQTILSEREKKEKDLKENINRLIASDFAQVREMIDKNFQEIQNNIKLESAGIQPNIDSIKEEIRMLLETAQEHTDEVYKDCVEKVSGELPALYEAASERITEVEAMVGKCYRDLSENLSDASEEYNNFKQYLNDHFFKNNHEELLASHVDRTYHHIQASGEDLFQKFKEMMDNYLENNKHLMLNSLRTATCDVIEKEMQLFEPQKDKWESSFKYINNCDALNIALQKDIKSPLSDFRSTLQTSRNMIEQAMTKVKKRMSDHESPRSALSKNQTFNQEFSGLLNKENQLQEGLKKSLQFTDAYGSALDQLQASISSAVGDDDHATDKSRPENIDGVLRRIDEQNVLYPDRSPLKSTSFRVNKSERSSPNKSSPIKANSHSPCKPQLSLARSGYKRSYTDLDGTLDDSSTKVTRHH from the coding sequence ATGGTGGCATCGTCACGAGAAAGCAACGGAGCCGTGGAGGAGCTGAATATAACGGTTGCAGTGCGGTGTAGGGGACGTAATGAGCGGGAGATCAAAGCTAAGAGTTCGGTGGTTGTTTCTGTGCCTGATGTGACTGGATCAAATGAGGTATCGATCAATACTACGGGTGACGTTGGAATAGCAGCTCAGATAAACTCGAAGACTTACACTGTTGATGAAGTTTTTGGGCCTAGCGCCAACCAAAGTCTTATTTTCCACAAGATAGCGGAGCCTCTGTTTGCGGACTTCATTAAGGGTTACAATTGCACCGTGTTGGTATATGGGATGACTTCCACAGGTAAAACATACACTATGACTGGCGACGAAAAACTTTATGATGGTGAATTGAGCGAATCTGCAGGTATCATACCTCGGGTTCTGttcaagctcttcgagAGCCTAGAAAACGAAGATTATGTGGTGAAGTGCTCATTTGTGGAGTTGTACAATGAGGAGTTGAAGGACCTGCTCAGTGACTCGCAAGATTTCTCGTCATCGGCTAGAAAGCTGCGAATCTTTGACTCGAGCACGCTGAATGGCGGCACAACGTCGATGAGTAACAATAGCAGTAGGAAAAGTTCGCGGAATAATTCGCCTCGGTCTTCTTCTGAGCTATCCACGGCGACTTTCATGAGGAAACGGTGGAAAAATAACATGCCAACATCCAATGGTTCAGCGGGTTCTTCCGTGTCTAATGGCAATTCTAATAAAAGCCAATCGTTACAGGGGTCACAGGATCAAAATGCTGGCATTTACATACAAAACTTGCAGGACTTCCATATCACAACAGCTAAGGAGGGAATCAAACTGCTACAAAAAGGTTTGAAACATAGACAAGTAGCCACAACGAAGATGAACGATTTCTCCAGTCGATCTCATACGATTTTCACTATCACTCTGTATAAGGAATATCACGGTGAACTTTTCAGGGTATCTAAGATGAACTTGGTCGATTTAGCTGGTTCAGAGAATATTAGTCGATCTGGTGCTCAGCACCAGCGTGCTAAAGAAGCGGGTTCTATAAACCAGAGTCTCTTAACTTTAGGAAGAGTGATCAATTCGCTTGCTGACAAGAGTTTACATGTTCCATTTCGAGAATCCAAGCTGACGCGGCTCCTTCAAGATTCATTAGGTGGGAATACAAAGACTGCACTTATAGCCACTATATCTCCCGCCAAGATAAACTCGGAGGAGACCTGTAGTACACTGCAATATGCAGCAAAagccaagaacatcaaaaATAAACCACAGTTGGGCTCTGTTATCATGAAGGATATTTTAGTGAAAAGCATCACGGCTGAACTGGCGAAAATAAAGGCCGACCTGCTATCGACCAAGACGAGGGAAGGTATCTATATGAGTCAGGATAACTACAAGGAGTTGACGAATGACCTTGATAGTTACAGGACAGAAGTACAGGAATATAAAAGAGCAATTGAAACTTTGACCTCGCAAAATACCCTTTTAttgaaggacaagaaagCTTCTAACGAAGTCAACGATCTGCAACGAATCAAATTGCAGAACATGAAGGATTCGATCAGTGAGCTGCATGCTCGAATTGACAGACAGAACAGAAGAGAGCAGAACTTGGTTAATATGGCATCCACACTCAGAACAACTCTAAACACCATGCAAACTATCCTGAGTGAGCGggaaaagaaagaaaaagacTTGAAGGAAAACATCAATCGCCTAATCGCTAGCGATTTTGCACAGGTTAGAGAAATGATTGATAAAAATTTCCAGGAAATTCAAAATAATATAAAACTCGAGTCTGCTGGGATTCAACCTAATATTGATTCAATTAAGGAAGAAATACGAATGTTATTGGAAACGGCTCAAGAGCATACCGACGAGGTGTACAAGGATTGCGTTGAAAAAGTATCTGGCGAGTTGCCTGCCTTGTACGAAGCGGCCAGCGAGCGAATAACGGAAGTTGAGGCAATGGTTGGAAAATGTTACAGAGATCTTTCAGAGAATTTATCCGATGCCAGCGAAGAGTATAATAATTTCAAACAGTACCTCAATGATCACTTTTTCAAGAATAATCACGAAGAACTTCTAGCATCTCATGTGGACCGTACCTATCATCATATTCAGGCATCTGGAGAAGATTTGTTTcaaaaattcaaagaaaTGATGGATAATTACTTAGAGAATAATAAACATTTGATGCTCAACAGTTTGAGAACTGCTACATGTGACGTGATAGAGAAGGAAATGCAATTGTTCGAGCCGCAGAAGGATAAGTGGGAAAGCTCGTTCAAGTACATCAATAATTGCGATGCTTTGAAtattgctcttcaaaaagATATAAAGTCGCCATTATCGGACTTTAGATCAACCTTACAAACGTCTCGAAATATGATAGAGCAGGCCATGACCAAAGTCAAAAAAAGGATGAGTGATCACGAAAGTCCTCGCTCGGCGTTGAGTAAAAACCAAACTTTCAATCAGGAGTTCTCAGGTCTTTTAAACAAGGAGaatcagcttcaagaaggccTGAAAAAAAGCCTGCAGTTTACAGATGCTTATGGAAGCGCACTTGACCAACTTCAAGCTTCGATATCTTCTGCTGTGGGAGACGACGATCACGCAACCGATAAGAGCCGACCAGAAAATATTGATGGCGTCTTACGAAGAATTGATGAGCAGAATGTCTTATACCCTGATCGTTCTCCTTTGAAAAGCACTTCTTTCAGAGTGAACAAGAGTGAACGGAGCAGCCCGAATAAATCCAGCCCAATTAAGGCAAACTCTCATTCTCCTTGTAAGCCACAACTGAGTCTTGCCAGATCCGGCTACAAACGATCATATACTGATCTTGACGGCACATTGGACGATAGTTCGACCAAAGTCACTAGGCATCATTGA
- the NPR2 gene encoding nitrogen permease regulating protein NPR2 (ancestral locus Anc_6.17), whose amino-acid sequence MDGKNQKMGDQFKGFVPIHTIFYAVFHPTEGTKVRFEFPPGNLENHNINFDTIKNYIIPKPQLCHKLLTLKYKNYRIASYPVTVNSAIYARNFFSFNFVFVFQYDCETSPYEPAIARLGKMFKVLEEQNLILSKAEKDPVFYQNSPEGVTQDGKSNSEKGTVKLPKVQNNVRSEYEQVTEGSFSLHDLVLRVYQDLNNYSECLIPIDDGNAVDIKIFPLMTPPQSNVSIEDVPVSTVNLKKVIDLNWDPTMLKIVPFIDGLNCVSKIAKLSNSSPDLVMECVKHLIYYDCVFLADIFQFSNIYAPTSLLRCFLTDLALATECQSHVVCEESSLLPSVPFDRGESLDSEHSDHDFSGLHSINRSLGSLKNSMSSKSAISSHRHKQSVSSASEASLCKSGKHSQGSFSSNNTNSSNILPRYLPTRSCLFDLYRSLSQGVTVKEWYAANCNTIRHNRIDIRRFISFGVMKGLIYRCHSYPVIKKLDIFDLAKNSSLDAGLSSNSSNVKRGKNKNRSNNIFSTSDIRFGAEEDDGTKKHRNALDSEIADQVLKNVYKKLSAVDTSDSKNGIANLMKRLDAQRSSATAPSNSISNLYRLRNSERPSRVSFDKQQEDRKSGKNLTSADEKSKEEEFADHVARRQRDILLLRSIEAADNLDKICVELEMPRSQVEDLLKILGDYKIVNS is encoded by the coding sequence ATGGATGgaaagaatcaaaagatggGTGACCAATTCAAGGGCTTTGTTCCCATTCACACAATATTTTACGCCGTGTTTCATCCGACGGAAGGTACAAAGGTGCGTTTTGAGTTCCCCCCTGGAAATTTGGAGAACCATAATATCAATTTCGATACCATCAAGAATTACATTATACCTAAACCGCAGCTTTGCCACAAACTTCTGACTCTGAAGTATAAAAATTATCGCATTGCATCTTATCCAGTGACCGTCAATTCAGCCATATATGCTAggaacttcttcagcttcaatttcGTATTTGTATTTCAGTACGATTGCGAGACGTCACCATATGAGCCTGCAATTGCCAGACTGGGGAAGATGTTCAAAGTTCTGGAGGAGCAGAATTTGATTCTGTCAAAGGCGGAGAAAGATCCTGTGTTTTACCAGAACAGTCCGGAAGGAGTCACTCAAGATGGCAAATCCAATTCAGAGAAAGGGACTGTGAAGCTGCCGAAGGTCCAGAATAATGTTCGGAGCGAATACGAACAAGTCACCGAGGGCAGCTTTTCGCTGCACGACCTGGTTTTAAGAGTATATCAAGATCTTAACAATTATTCCGAATGTTTAATACCGATTGATGATGGAAATGCGGTAGATATCAAGATATTTCCACTGATGACCCCGCCCCAATCGAATGTTTCAATTGAGGATGTCCCAGTATCCACTGTTAACCTAAAGAAAGTCATCGATCTCAATTGGGATCCTACAATGTTAAAAATAGTGCCGTTCATTGATGGGCTGAACTGCGTCTCCAAAATCGCAAAACTTAGTAACAGCTCTCCAGATCTAGTGATGGAATGCGTGAAGCATCTTATTTACTACGACTGTGTCTTTCTGGCTGATATTTTCCAGTTTTCGAATATTTATGCACCGACAAGCTTACTGCGATGTTTTCTGACTGATCTCGCTCTTGCGACAGAGTGTCAGTCTCACGTCGTGTGCGAAGAAAGTTCTCTGCTTCCCTCGGTTCCTTTCGACAGAGGGGAGAGCTTAGACTCAGAGCATTCAGACCACGATTTTTCCGGATTGCATTCCATTAACAGAAGCCTTGGATCGCTTAAAAACTCCATGAGCTCTAAAAGCGCAATTTCATCTCACCGACATAAGCAATCGGTATCATCAGCATCGGAAGCATCACTATGCAAAAGTGGGAAGCATTCACAAGGCAGCTTTTCTAGCAACAACACAAATTCGTCCAATATACTTCCCAGGTACCTACCGACTAGGTCATGTTTGTTCGACCTATACAGATCGCTCAGTCAAGGTGTAACGGTGAAGGAGTGGTACGCCGCGAACTGCAATACGATTCGGCACAATCGCATCGACATTAGACGCTTTATATCATTCGGAGTTATGAAGGGCTTGATTTATCGATGCCATTCGTATCCCGTCATTAAGAAACTGGACATTTTTGATTTAGCCAAGAATTCAAGCTTGGATGCAGGCCTGAGCTCAAATTCAAGCAATGTCAAGCGCGGTAAGAACAAAAATCGTTCAAATAACATTTTTTCCACGTCTGATATAAGGTTCGGAGCggaagaagatgatggAACAAAGAAGCATCGAAACGCACTTGACTCTGAAATAGCGGATCaggtgttgaagaatgTATACAAGAAACTATCAGCGGTGGACACTTCAGACTCAAAAAACGGTATTGCGAATTTGATGAAACGCTTAGACGCACAGAGATCTTCTGCAACCGCTCCAAGCAACTCTATCAGTAATCTTTACCGGTTGAGAAACTCCGAGCGCCCATCCAGGGTATCATTCGACAAACAGCAAGAGGATAGGAAATCAGGCAAAAACTTAACATCGGCAGATGAAAAGAgtaaagaagaagaatttgCGGATCACGTAGCGAGAAGACAGAGGGATATACTCTTGCTTAGGTCCATTGAAGCAGCAGATAACCTAGATAAGATATGCGTCGAGCTGGAAATGCCCAGGAGTCAGGTCGAGGATCTTCTAAAAATATTGGGGGACTACAAAATTGTTAATAGCTGA